In the Populus trichocarpa isolate Nisqually-1 chromosome 1, P.trichocarpa_v4.1, whole genome shotgun sequence genome, one interval contains:
- the LOC7487565 gene encoding ferredoxin--NADP reductase, root isozyme, chloroplastic — MAHLAALSQVSFAVPAGSDTTLRRSAFKIQNISVGDKSWHPASSLDLKSRNTGLKKRLLVCMSVQQASRSKVAVSPLGLEDAKEPPLNTYKPKEPYTATIVSVERIVGPNAPGETCHVVIDHGGNVPYWEGQSYGVIPPGENPKKPGAPHNVRLYSIASTRYGDSFDGKTASLCVRRAVYYDPETGKEDPSKSGVCSNFLCNSKPGDKVQITGPSGKIMLLPEDDPNATHIMIATGTGVAPFRGYLRRMFMEAVPTYKFGGLAWLFLGVANNDSLLYDEEFAKYLQDNPDHFRYDKALSREQKNKSGGKMYVQDKIEEYSDEIFKRLDDGAHIYFCGLKGMMPGIQDTLKKVAEQRGEKWDEKLSQLKKKKQWHVEVY, encoded by the exons ATGGCTCATTTGGCTGCACTTTCTCAG GTTTCCTTTGCTGTTCCTGCTGGGAGCGATACCACCCTAAGGAGATCTGCTTTTAAG ATTCAAAATATAAGCGTTGGTGATAAATCATGGCACCCTGCCTCATCTTTGGATTTGAAATCAAGGAATACTGGGTTGAAAAAACGATTGTTGGTATGCATGTCTGTGCAACAAGCCAGTAGATCTAAGGTTGCAGTTTCACCTTTAGGACTTGAAGATGCCAAGGAACCCCCATTGAATACATACAAGCCCAAGGAACCTTACACAGCAACAATTGTCTCTGTAGAGAGGATTGTCGGCCCAAACGCTCCTGGAGAGACTTGCCATGTAGTGATTGATCATGGTGGTAATGTTCCCTACTGGGAAGGACAGAGTTATGGCGTAATACCCCCT GGTGAAAACCCGAAGAAACCAGGGGCCCCCCACAACGTACGTCTATATTCAATAGCATCTACCAGGTATGGAGATTCTTTTGATGGCAAGACTGCTAGTTTATGTGTCCGCCGTGCTGTCTATTATGACCCTGAGACTGGAAAGGAGGATCCTTCGAAGAGTGGAGTGTGCAGCAATTTCCTCTGCAACTCAAAGCCTGGAGACAAAGTTCAGATCACTG GACCTTCTGGCAAGATAATGCTTTTACCTGAGGATGACCCAAATGCCACCCACATAATGATTGCTACGGGCACTGGTGTAGCTCCATTTAGAGGTTATCTCCGGCGCATGTTTATGGAGGCTGTCCCAACATACAAGTTTGGTGGTCTTGCGTGGCTTTTCCTTGGGGTGGCCAACAATGACAGTCTCCTCTATGATGAGGAATTTGCCAAATATCTTCAGGATAACCCAGACCATTTCCGGTATGACAAGGCACTCAGTAGAGAACAAAAGAACAAGAGTGGAGGCAAGATGTACGTGCAGGATAAGATTGAGGAATACAGTGATGAGATCTTCAAACGCTTGGATGATGGAGCCCACATATATTTCTGTGGACTCAAAGGAATGATGCCTGGGATCCAAGATACGCTGAAGAAAGTTGCGGAACAGAGAGGAGAGAAGTGGGATGAAAAGCTCTCAcagcttaaaaagaaaaaacaatggcaTGTTGAAGTGTACTGA
- the LOC7487566 gene encoding ADP-ribosylation factor GTPase-activating protein AGD12 produces MSRLSELQQVASGKRRLKDLLLQSDNRFCADCGAPDPKWASANIGVFICLKCCGVHRSLGTHISKVLSVTLDEWSDDEIDAMIEVGGNLSANSIYEAFLPEGVSKPGPNSSNEERTRFIRSKYELQEFLKPSLRITSGKTSSSSLKSSLSTNLFDSFQIPSVSQNLDGIVEFMGILKVKVIKGTNLAIRDMMSSDPYVIVALGKQTAQTTVMKSNLNPVWNEELMLSVPQDFGPIKLSVFDHDTFSADDIMGEAEIDIQPLITSAMAFGDPEMFGNMQIGKWLKSNDNALIDDSIINIVDGKVKQEISLKLQNVESGELQVELEWMPLDQ; encoded by the exons ATGAGCCGTTTGTCAGAGCTTCAGCAGGTTGCCTCAG GTAAAAGAAGATTAAAAGATCTATTGCTCCAAAGTGATAATCGCTTTTGCGCTGATTGTGGTGCTCCAGATCCAAAATGGGC ATCAGCAAATATTGGGGTTTTCATATGCTTAAAATGCTGTGGTGTGCACAGAAGTCTTGGTACACATATCTCTAAG GTTTTATCCGTGACGTTGGATGAATGGtctgatgatgaaattgatgccATGATTGAAGTTGGAGGAAACTTGTCTGCTAATTCAATTTATGAGGCCTTTTTACCTGAAGGAGTTTCAAAGCCAGGGCCAAATTCCAGTAATGAGGAGCGTACGAGGTTCATCAG GTCAAAGTATGAGCTTCAAGAATTTTTGAAACCTAGTTTGCGGATCACATCGGGGAAGACTTCCTCCTCTTCTCTCAAGTCAAGTTTATCCACAAACCTTTTTGATAGTTTTCAAATTCCGAGTGTCTCACAGAATTTG GATGGCATAGTAGAGTTTATGGGAATATTGAAGGTTAAAGTTATAAAAGGTACAAATTTAGCTATTAGAGATATGATGTCAAGTGATCCCTATGTGATCGTTGCTCTTGGGAAACAG ACTGCTCAAACCACCGTGATGAAGAGCAACTTGAATCCAGTCTGGAATGAAGAACTCATGCTATCTGTTCCACAGGATTTTGGGCCCATAAAGTTG AGCGTTTTTGATCATGACACATTTTCTGCCGATGACATAATGGGGGAAGCAGAGATTGACATCCAGCCATTGATCACATCAGCAATGGCATTCGGGGATCCAGAAATGTTTGGAAATATGCAGATTGGAAAATGGCTGAAATCAAACGACAACGCCCTCATAGATGATAGCATCATAAACATTGTTGACGGGAAGGTGAAACAGGAGATCTCATTGAAACTCCAGAATGTTGAATCTGGGGAACTACAAGTAGAACTGGAGTGGATGCCTCTTGACCAGTAA